The Brevibacillus brevis genome contains a region encoding:
- a CDS encoding helix-turn-helix transcriptional regulator, with protein MLDIVKQWAWYDWVMFFLRLIVCFSLTVTTVTFGDYLTLPLWMVILWEMMVFSVPWICLQLSYRYYLIAEMLLFGGLSLYLTSIFPEAYLTLLMPAFLIAANSAKKSYRWSAPITIVILPLLIVLFSRGIDVFVIFSQVGLAYAIGFAFHLLIVNHRQNEIIRKQNSVLEQYLTQIERVTLLEERDRLSKDLHDTMGHSYVSIIMGLETLRQDVASQEGTQKLDSLLKLARNGMKEVRGYLHQMGSPQETLPLVHSLKQLAEEFQTHAKVNVRFRAIGEEYPVGKQVKMTLFRCLQESLTNAVRHGQATDIVVSLHFEQQQTRLEIQDNGHGVENWEDGFGITTMKERAALLQGRVAVYSERGEGTLITCLVPRLIESADEIIRLFIVDDHAFIRESLRTILEGQRDLRVVGTTEDGAQAVELCEELEPDLVLMDLEMPNMDGITATKRIKEKWPGIRVLVLSTFQDTEKAKEIMRSGADGYLLKSIDSRELAETIRLVHRGGTMIAQDLFHKMLDAQPANEQEDLLVAPKLSEKDENAYGLTKREQEILQMLSQGMRYKTIASKLYLSDGTVRNYASALYDKLGVRNRDDAVQKGIKEGLL; from the coding sequence TTGTTAGATATCGTGAAACAATGGGCCTGGTATGACTGGGTGATGTTTTTTTTACGTCTGATCGTTTGCTTTTCACTCACCGTTACGACTGTAACATTTGGAGATTATCTCACGCTGCCCTTATGGATGGTTATACTTTGGGAAATGATGGTTTTTTCCGTCCCGTGGATTTGTTTGCAGCTGAGCTATCGTTACTATCTGATAGCAGAAATGCTCTTGTTTGGTGGATTATCGCTTTATCTCACGTCTATTTTTCCGGAGGCGTACCTTACTTTATTGATGCCAGCTTTTTTGATTGCCGCCAATAGTGCGAAGAAATCGTATCGCTGGTCGGCTCCCATTACGATTGTGATCCTTCCTCTGCTGATTGTGCTTTTTTCGCGGGGAATTGATGTCTTCGTGATTTTTTCGCAAGTCGGGCTTGCTTATGCGATTGGGTTTGCTTTTCATTTGCTCATCGTCAACCATCGTCAAAATGAAATTATTCGCAAGCAAAACAGTGTGCTGGAGCAATACCTCACCCAAATCGAGAGAGTGACTTTGCTGGAGGAGCGGGACCGACTCTCCAAGGACCTGCATGATACGATGGGGCATTCCTATGTCTCGATCATCATGGGGCTGGAAACCTTGCGTCAGGATGTAGCGTCGCAGGAAGGGACGCAAAAGCTCGACTCCCTCTTGAAGCTTGCGCGAAACGGCATGAAGGAAGTGAGAGGGTACTTGCATCAGATGGGGTCACCGCAAGAAACGCTTCCCTTGGTTCATTCGCTGAAGCAGCTTGCGGAGGAGTTTCAGACACATGCAAAGGTGAATGTGCGGTTTCGTGCGATCGGAGAAGAGTATCCTGTTGGTAAGCAGGTGAAAATGACCTTGTTTCGCTGTTTGCAGGAATCTTTGACGAATGCCGTACGTCACGGGCAGGCTACGGACATCGTCGTTTCCTTGCATTTTGAGCAGCAACAGACAAGGCTGGAAATACAGGATAACGGTCACGGGGTGGAAAATTGGGAGGATGGCTTCGGGATCACGACGATGAAAGAGCGGGCCGCTCTTTTGCAAGGAAGAGTAGCCGTATACTCAGAGCGGGGAGAAGGAACGCTCATTACTTGTTTGGTGCCGAGACTGATAGAGAGCGCCGATGAAATCATTCGTTTGTTTATCGTAGATGATCACGCGTTTATTCGGGAAAGCTTGCGCACCATACTCGAGGGACAGCGGGACCTGCGGGTAGTCGGAACGACCGAGGATGGGGCGCAGGCTGTGGAGCTGTGTGAGGAGCTAGAACCAGACCTGGTGCTGATGGATTTGGAGATGCCGAATATGGACGGGATTACTGCCACAAAACGAATAAAGGAAAAATGGCCCGGTATTCGTGTCCTTGTCCTGTCTACGTTTCAGGATACTGAAAAAGCCAAGGAGATCATGCGCAGTGGTGCAGACGGATATCTTTTGAAATCGATCGATTCACGAGAGCTTGCGGAAACGATTCGCCTCGTCCATCGCGGTGGTACGATGATTGCACAGGACCTGTTTCATAAAATGCTGGATGCACAGCCAGCAAACGAACAGGAAGATTTGCTCGTTGCTCCGAAACTAAGCGAAAAAGACGAGAATGCTTATGGTTTAACGAAGCGGGAGCAAGAGATTTTGCAGATGCTCTCCCAAGGCATGCGCTATAAAACGATTGCTTCCAAGCTGTATTTGTCAGACGGAACCGTGCGTAACTATGCATCCGCTCTATATGACAAGCTTGGAGTGCGGAATCGGGATGACGCGGTACAAAAAGGGATAAAGGAAGGACTTCTGTAA
- a CDS encoding sensor domain-containing protein encodes MKRAIMRNVQNVIFLLYTFVSGVFYLCFYLVSIVLGLALSFTVVGIPLLTNVLRTTQTFVQHERIQTKIYTDISIEPLAMRQRAKGNQWMQAKAELMNVRNWLSVYWLMQKFVIGCICLVIGVLIYIAPVCFAFIPLLYPFVELHFFGSVVDSELKALQIMSLGFILMIGCSKLGNGLVQLVGGYTRLMFKAIRR; translated from the coding sequence ATGAAAAGAGCGATCATGCGAAACGTTCAAAATGTTATCTTTTTGCTGTATACATTTGTCTCGGGAGTATTTTATTTATGTTTTTACTTGGTCAGTATCGTGCTTGGCTTGGCCTTGTCATTTACCGTAGTGGGAATTCCGTTGCTCACCAATGTGTTGCGTACAACTCAAACCTTTGTCCAGCATGAACGTATTCAGACGAAGATTTATACCGATATTTCCATAGAACCGTTGGCAATGAGACAAAGAGCAAAGGGAAATCAATGGATGCAGGCAAAGGCGGAATTAATGAATGTAAGAAACTGGCTATCCGTTTATTGGCTGATGCAAAAATTTGTCATAGGCTGTATCTGCCTGGTGATCGGAGTACTCATCTACATTGCACCCGTATGTTTTGCGTTCATACCGTTGCTCTATCCTTTCGTGGAGCTACATTTTTTCGGGAGCGTAGTGGATTCTGAGCTGAAGGCATTGCAAATTATGAGTTTAGGATTCATACTCATGATCGGATGCTCCAAGCTAGGGAACGGTCTGGTACAATTAGTTGGTGGGTACACCCGCTTGATGTTCAAAGCAATTAGGAGATGA